The proteins below are encoded in one region of Amycolatopsis magusensis:
- a CDS encoding LysR family transcriptional regulator yields MSTLRRFEYLAAVVDEGSFTRAAERLHVTQPALSHQIRALEQDAGGALLERLPRAVRLTAMGRAMLPHARAALADAERAVCAARQAAGLEAADLRVATVYSVSLGVLPPVLHEWSRRYPGVAITLFEHRHTGELREAMLAGQADLAVGPRPPDWEGPVRTLGEEEFVLVLAADDSAASGRLEDFAERGWVHYAPENGLAEVLDQACAAAGFRPRAAIRAAQTAAAPLLAAAGLGPALVPSNLLPAAFEGRVLRLDPPVRRELAVYTRGTPDPVSAAFADLLAEAEL; encoded by the coding sequence ATGAGCACGCTGCGCCGCTTCGAGTACCTGGCCGCCGTGGTGGACGAGGGCTCGTTCACCCGTGCCGCCGAGCGGCTGCACGTCACCCAGCCCGCGCTGTCCCACCAGATCCGCGCGCTGGAACAGGACGCGGGCGGCGCCCTGCTGGAGCGGCTGCCGCGGGCGGTCCGGCTGACCGCGATGGGCCGCGCCATGCTCCCGCACGCCAGGGCGGCGCTCGCCGACGCCGAGCGGGCCGTCTGCGCCGCCCGGCAGGCCGCCGGGCTGGAGGCAGCGGACCTGCGCGTGGCGACGGTGTACTCGGTGAGTCTCGGGGTGCTGCCGCCGGTGTTGCACGAGTGGAGCCGCAGGTACCCGGGCGTGGCGATCACGCTGTTCGAGCACCGGCACACCGGCGAACTCCGCGAGGCGATGCTGGCCGGGCAGGCCGATCTGGCCGTCGGGCCCCGGCCGCCGGACTGGGAAGGACCGGTGCGCACGCTGGGGGAGGAGGAGTTCGTGCTCGTCCTCGCCGCGGACGACTCCGCGGCATCCGGGCGGCTCGAGGACTTCGCCGAGCGCGGCTGGGTGCACTACGCGCCGGAGAACGGGCTCGCCGAGGTGCTCGACCAGGCCTGCGCGGCAGCCGGGTTCCGGCCGCGTGCGGCGATCCGCGCCGCCCAGACCGCGGCGGCGCCGCTGCTCGCCGCCGCCGGGCTCGGGCCCGCGCTGGTGCCGTCGAACCTGCTGCCCGCCGCGTTCGAGGGCCGGGTGCTGCGACTCGATCCGCCGGTGCGCCGGGAGCTGGCGGTCTACACGCGAGGAACCCCGGACCCGGTTTCCGCGGCTTTCGCCGACCTGCTCGCCGAGGCGGAACTCTAG
- a CDS encoding SDR family oxidoreductase, with product MSKKVALVVGAHGVIGSNLVEHLAALGDWTVIGLSRRGGEPSPNVRHVAVDLLDADDCRAELGALAEVTHVFFAAYQDRPTWAELVPPNLAMLVNVVDAIEPVATGLRHVSLMQGYKVYGAHLGPFKTPAREDDPGHLPPEFNVDQQEFLERRQEGKSWTWSAIRPAVVGGTALGNPMNLAVSIAVYATISKELGLPLRFPGKPGAYDKLLEMTDAGLLARATVWAATDDRCANQAFNINNGDLFRWSDLWPKIAAYFDLAVAPPLPMSLDVVMADKEPLWDRIVARHNLEPTPYQRVSAWPFVDFVLSWDYDMFADGTKARRFGFHEFVDTEEMMWRLFDDLRKRHIIP from the coding sequence ATGAGCAAGAAGGTCGCCCTCGTGGTGGGCGCGCACGGAGTCATCGGCAGCAACCTGGTGGAGCACCTCGCCGCACTCGGCGACTGGACGGTGATCGGCCTGTCCCGGCGTGGTGGTGAACCGTCCCCGAACGTCCGGCACGTCGCCGTGGACCTGCTCGACGCCGACGACTGCCGCGCCGAGCTCGGGGCGCTGGCCGAGGTGACGCACGTGTTCTTCGCGGCCTACCAGGACCGCCCGACCTGGGCGGAACTCGTGCCGCCGAACCTGGCGATGCTGGTCAACGTGGTCGACGCGATCGAGCCGGTGGCCACCGGGTTGCGTCACGTCAGCCTGATGCAGGGGTACAAGGTCTACGGCGCGCACCTCGGGCCGTTCAAGACCCCCGCCCGCGAGGACGACCCCGGGCACCTGCCGCCGGAGTTCAATGTGGACCAGCAGGAGTTCCTGGAACGGCGTCAGGAAGGGAAATCCTGGACCTGGTCGGCGATCCGGCCCGCGGTGGTCGGGGGCACGGCGCTGGGCAACCCGATGAACCTGGCCGTCTCGATCGCGGTGTACGCGACCATCTCGAAGGAACTCGGCCTGCCGCTGCGGTTCCCCGGGAAACCCGGCGCCTACGACAAGCTGCTGGAGATGACCGACGCCGGGCTGCTCGCGCGGGCCACCGTCTGGGCGGCCACCGACGACCGGTGCGCGAACCAGGCGTTCAACATCAACAACGGGGATCTGTTCCGGTGGAGCGACCTCTGGCCCAAGATCGCGGCCTACTTCGACCTGGCGGTCGCTCCCCCGCTGCCGATGTCACTGGACGTGGTGATGGCGGACAAGGAGCCGCTGTGGGACCGGATCGTGGCCAGGCACAACCTGGAACCCACGCCGTACCAACGGGTCTCGGCGTGGCCGTTCGTCGATTTCGTGCTGTCGTGGGACTACGACATGTTCGCCGACGGCACCAAGGCCCGCCGCTTCGGCTTCCACGAATTCGTCGACACCGAGGAGATGATGTGGCGCCTGTTCGACGACCTGCGCAAGCGCCACATCATCCCGTGA
- a CDS encoding glutamate synthase subunit beta — protein sequence MADPNGFLKHQRAEAKKRPVDERLGDWAEVYEAISPAERNEQVRTQATRCMDCGIPFCHSGTAGCPLGNLIPEWNDLVRRGDWAAASDRLHATNNFPEFTGKLCPAPCEAGCVLSISPMSGGPVTIKRVEQTIADQSWEAGYVQPQVSAVSSGQRVAVVGSGPAGLAAAQQLTRAGHEVTVFERDDRLGGLLRYGIPEFKMEKKVLDRRLAQLRKEGTKFVTGCEVGVDLTVDELNERFDAVVLAVGALRGRDDRVTPGRELAGVHLAMEHLVPANKFVEGDGPPEVDAAGKHVVIIGGGDTGADSYGTATRQGALSVTQLDQYPIPPSTRDDDRSPWPTWPYILRTYPAHEESGERKFAVAVKRFVGDENGNVRAVELQQVKVTKDPATGRREVVPTSDEVEVLPADLVLLAIGFEGVEHMSLLDGLGLSLTQRGTLSCGADWQTSAPGVFVCGDAHRGASLVVWAIAEGRSVANAVDAYLTGASDLPAPVHPTALPLAVV from the coding sequence GTGGCTGACCCGAACGGTTTTCTCAAGCACCAGCGGGCCGAGGCGAAGAAGCGCCCGGTCGACGAACGGCTGGGCGACTGGGCCGAGGTCTACGAGGCCATTTCCCCGGCCGAGCGCAACGAGCAGGTGCGCACGCAGGCCACGCGCTGCATGGACTGCGGCATCCCGTTCTGCCACTCCGGTACCGCGGGCTGCCCGCTGGGCAACCTGATCCCGGAGTGGAACGACCTGGTGCGCCGCGGTGACTGGGCAGCGGCCAGCGATCGCCTGCACGCCACCAACAACTTCCCCGAGTTCACCGGGAAGCTGTGCCCGGCGCCGTGTGAGGCCGGTTGTGTGCTTTCGATCTCGCCGATGTCCGGCGGCCCGGTGACGATCAAGCGGGTCGAGCAGACCATCGCCGACCAGTCCTGGGAAGCCGGTTACGTGCAGCCCCAGGTGTCCGCGGTGTCGTCGGGGCAGCGGGTGGCCGTGGTCGGGTCCGGCCCGGCCGGGCTCGCCGCCGCGCAGCAGCTGACGCGGGCCGGGCACGAGGTCACCGTGTTCGAGCGGGACGACCGGCTCGGCGGGCTGCTGCGGTACGGCATCCCCGAGTTCAAGATGGAGAAGAAGGTCCTGGACCGGCGGCTCGCGCAACTCCGCAAGGAGGGCACGAAGTTCGTCACCGGCTGCGAGGTCGGCGTGGACCTGACCGTGGACGAGCTGAACGAGCGCTTCGACGCCGTGGTGCTCGCGGTCGGCGCGCTGCGCGGCCGCGACGACCGGGTGACCCCGGGCCGGGAACTGGCCGGGGTGCACCTGGCGATGGAGCACCTGGTGCCCGCCAACAAGTTCGTCGAGGGCGACGGGCCGCCGGAGGTGGACGCCGCCGGCAAGCACGTGGTGATCATCGGCGGTGGCGACACCGGTGCCGACAGCTACGGCACCGCGACCCGGCAGGGCGCGCTTTCGGTGACCCAGCTGGACCAGTACCCGATTCCACCGTCCACAAGGGACGACGATCGGTCGCCGTGGCCGACCTGGCCGTACATCCTGCGCACCTACCCCGCGCACGAGGAGTCGGGCGAGCGGAAGTTCGCCGTCGCGGTGAAGCGGTTCGTCGGCGACGAGAACGGCAACGTGCGCGCGGTCGAACTGCAGCAGGTGAAGGTGACCAAGGATCCGGCGACCGGCCGGCGCGAGGTGGTGCCGACCAGCGACGAGGTCGAGGTGCTGCCCGCGGACCTGGTGCTGCTGGCGATCGGTTTCGAGGGTGTGGAGCACATGTCGCTGCTCGACGGGCTCGGCCTCTCGCTGACCCAGCGCGGCACGCTGTCTTGCGGAGCGGACTGGCAGACCTCGGCCCCGGGCGTGTTCGTCTGCGGTGACGCGCACCGCGGTGCTTCCCTGGTGGTGTGGGCGATCGCGGAAGGCCGCTCGGTGGCGAACGCCGTGGACGCCTACCTGACCGGCGCCTCGGACCTGCCCGCCCCGGTGCACCCGACCGCGCTGCCACTGGCCGTCGTCTGA
- the gltB gene encoding glutamate synthase large subunit, with amino-acid sequence MIFSANPGPSGLYDPTTEQDSCGVAMVADIRGRRSHGIVTDGLTALANLEHRGAAGAEPTSGDGAGILLQLPDELLRAEVDFELPEPGEHGHSYAAGIAFLPVEEGRRAKAVELIERVADEESLVVLGWRDVPIAPDTAEVGPTARSVMPHFAMLLVAGKPATDGHTPSGIELDRLAFCLRKRAEHETEVAGCGTYFPSLSARTLVYKGMLTTEQLPAFFSDLTDERLASAIAVVHSRFSTNTFPSWPLAHPFRFVAHNGEINTIRGNRNRMRAREALLESDLVPGDLSRLYPICSADASDSASFDEVLELLHLGGRSLPHAVLMMIPEAWENHATMDARRRAFYQFHASLMEPWDGPACVTFTDGTLVGAVLDRNGLRPARWWRTADDRVVLASEAGVLDVPPDQVVAKGRLKPGRMFLVDTEAGRIVDDREVKTELAAQLPYEDWLHAGLLQIADLPDRDHIVQSHDSVLRRQLSFGYTEEELKILLTPMGINGAEPIGSMGTDTPPAVLSQRSRLLYDYFKQNFAQVTNPPLDAIREELVTSMARIMGPEQNLLEPGPASCRHVQLPYPVIDNDELAKLIHINDDGDLPGFACTVLSGLYEVDGGAAALAEAVERVRREASEAIAAGARTLVLSDRDSDHRMAPIPSLLLVSAVHHHLVRTKERLRVALVVESGDAREVHHVALLLGYGAAAVNPYLAFETIEDLIGQGAITGIEPAKAIRNYVQALVKGVLKIMSKMGISTVGAYTAAQVFESFGLAQDLLDEYFTGTSSKLGGVGLDVLAEEVAMRHRRAYPDNPTDRVHRRLDTGGEYAYRREGELHLFTPETVFLLQHASKTGREEVYRQYAAEVERLNREGGALRGMFAFQTGGRPPVPIDEVESIESICKRFNTGAMSYGSISMEAHQTLAIAMNRIGGRSNTGEGGEDPERLYDPERRSAIKQVASGRFGVTSEYLVHADDIQIKMAQGAKPGEGGQLPPNKVYPWIARTRHSTPGVGLISPPPHHDIYSIEDLAQLIHDLKNANEQARIHVKLVSSLGVGTVAAGVSKAHADVVLISGHDGGTGASPMNSLKHAGTPWEVGLAETQQTLLLNGLRDRITVQVDGALKTGRDVVVAALLGAEEYGFATAPLVVAGCVMMRVCHLDTCPVGVATQNPDLRERYTGQAEHVVNYFRFVAQEVRETLAELGFRTLDEAIGRTDVLDTNDALEHWKAQGLDLGPVFEMPSHTPYGGAKRKVRDQDHGLQFALDRTLIQLAEAALEDAHPVRLELPVRNVNRTVGTLLGSEITRRYGGQGLPDDTIHVTLTGSAGQSLGAFLPAGITLDMVGDANDYVGKGLSGGRIVVRPDPSAKFAAERQVIAGNTIGYGATSGEIFLRGQVGERFCVRNSGALVVSEGVGDHAFEYMTGGRAVVLGPTGRNLAAGMSGGVAYVLDLERGQVNDAMVELSAPAGEDLAWLKETVQRHHDLTRSVVAASLLGDWTRRSAAFTKVMPRDYKRVLDAAKAAKAAGRDVDEAIMEAARG; translated from the coding sequence ATGATCTTCTCCGCCAATCCCGGTCCCAGTGGTCTGTACGACCCCACCACCGAGCAGGACTCCTGCGGGGTCGCCATGGTGGCCGACATCCGCGGCCGCCGCTCGCACGGCATCGTCACCGACGGCCTGACCGCACTGGCGAACCTGGAACACCGCGGTGCCGCGGGCGCCGAGCCGACCAGCGGGGACGGCGCGGGCATCCTGCTGCAGCTCCCCGACGAGCTGCTCCGGGCCGAAGTGGACTTCGAGCTGCCCGAACCCGGGGAGCACGGCCATTCCTACGCCGCGGGCATCGCCTTCCTGCCGGTCGAAGAGGGCCGCCGGGCCAAGGCGGTCGAGCTGATCGAGCGCGTCGCCGACGAGGAAAGCCTGGTGGTGCTGGGCTGGCGCGATGTGCCGATCGCCCCGGACACCGCCGAGGTGGGCCCGACCGCACGGTCGGTCATGCCGCACTTCGCCATGCTGCTGGTGGCGGGCAAACCGGCCACCGACGGGCACACGCCCAGCGGCATCGAGCTCGACCGGCTCGCCTTCTGCCTGCGCAAGCGCGCCGAGCACGAGACCGAGGTGGCCGGCTGCGGCACCTACTTCCCGTCGCTGTCCGCGCGCACGCTGGTCTACAAGGGAATGCTGACCACCGAGCAGCTGCCCGCCTTCTTCAGCGACCTCACCGACGAGCGGCTGGCCAGTGCGATCGCCGTGGTGCACAGCCGGTTCTCCACCAACACCTTCCCGTCGTGGCCGCTGGCGCACCCGTTCCGGTTCGTCGCCCACAACGGTGAGATCAACACCATCCGCGGCAACCGCAACCGCATGCGCGCCAGGGAAGCGCTGCTGGAGTCGGACCTGGTGCCCGGCGACCTGAGCAGGCTGTACCCGATCTGCTCGGCCGACGCCTCGGACTCCGCCTCCTTCGACGAGGTGCTGGAGCTGCTGCACCTCGGCGGGCGCAGCCTGCCGCACGCGGTGCTGATGATGATCCCGGAGGCGTGGGAGAACCACGCCACGATGGACGCCCGGCGCCGTGCGTTCTACCAGTTCCACGCCAGCCTGATGGAGCCGTGGGACGGCCCGGCCTGCGTCACCTTCACCGACGGCACCCTGGTCGGCGCGGTCCTCGACCGCAACGGCCTGCGCCCGGCGCGCTGGTGGCGCACCGCGGACGACCGCGTGGTGCTGGCCAGCGAGGCAGGTGTGCTGGACGTGCCGCCGGACCAGGTGGTGGCCAAGGGCAGGCTGAAGCCGGGCCGGATGTTCCTGGTGGACACCGAGGCAGGCCGGATCGTCGACGACCGCGAGGTCAAGACCGAGCTCGCCGCGCAGCTGCCCTACGAGGACTGGCTGCACGCGGGGCTGCTGCAGATCGCCGACCTGCCCGACCGCGACCACATCGTGCAGAGCCACGATTCGGTGCTGCGGCGTCAGCTCTCCTTCGGCTACACCGAGGAAGAGCTGAAGATCCTGCTCACCCCGATGGGCATCAACGGCGCCGAGCCGATCGGCTCGATGGGCACCGACACCCCGCCCGCCGTGCTGTCCCAGCGCTCGCGGCTGCTCTACGACTACTTCAAGCAGAACTTCGCGCAGGTGACCAATCCGCCGCTGGACGCCATCCGCGAGGAGCTGGTCACCTCGATGGCGCGGATCATGGGCCCGGAGCAGAACCTGCTCGAACCCGGCCCGGCCTCCTGTCGTCACGTGCAGCTGCCCTACCCGGTCATCGACAACGACGAGCTGGCCAAGCTCATCCACATCAACGACGACGGCGACCTGCCCGGCTTCGCCTGCACCGTCCTCTCCGGACTGTACGAAGTGGACGGTGGAGCGGCGGCGCTGGCCGAGGCGGTCGAGCGGGTGCGCCGCGAGGCGTCGGAGGCGATCGCCGCCGGGGCCCGCACGCTGGTGCTCTCCGACCGCGATTCCGACCACCGCATGGCGCCGATCCCTTCGCTGCTCCTGGTTTCCGCGGTGCACCACCACCTGGTGCGCACCAAGGAACGCCTGCGCGTGGCGCTGGTGGTGGAGAGCGGGGACGCGCGCGAGGTGCACCACGTCGCGCTGCTGCTCGGCTACGGTGCCGCCGCGGTCAACCCGTACCTGGCCTTCGAGACCATCGAGGACCTGATCGGCCAGGGCGCGATCACCGGCATCGAACCGGCCAAGGCCATCCGCAACTACGTGCAGGCGCTGGTCAAGGGCGTCCTGAAGATCATGTCCAAGATGGGCATCTCCACCGTGGGCGCCTACACCGCGGCCCAGGTCTTCGAATCCTTCGGCCTGGCGCAGGACCTGCTCGACGAGTACTTCACCGGCACCAGCTCGAAGCTCGGCGGCGTCGGCCTGGACGTGCTCGCCGAGGAGGTGGCCATGCGCCACCGCCGCGCCTACCCGGACAACCCGACCGACCGGGTGCACCGCCGCCTGGACACCGGTGGCGAGTACGCCTACCGCCGCGAGGGCGAACTGCACCTGTTCACCCCGGAGACGGTGTTCCTGCTCCAGCACGCCAGCAAGACCGGGCGTGAAGAGGTGTACCGCCAGTACGCGGCCGAGGTCGAGCGCCTCAACCGCGAGGGCGGCGCGCTGCGGGGCATGTTCGCCTTCCAGACCGGTGGGCGGCCGCCGGTGCCGATCGACGAGGTCGAGTCGATCGAGTCGATCTGCAAGCGGTTCAACACCGGCGCCATGTCCTACGGCTCGATCTCGATGGAGGCGCACCAGACGCTGGCCATCGCGATGAACCGGATCGGCGGCCGGTCGAACACCGGTGAGGGCGGCGAGGACCCGGAGCGGCTCTACGACCCCGAGCGCCGCAGCGCGATCAAGCAGGTCGCGAGTGGACGGTTCGGCGTGACGAGCGAGTACCTGGTCCACGCGGACGACATCCAGATCAAGATGGCGCAGGGCGCGAAGCCCGGCGAGGGCGGCCAGCTGCCGCCGAACAAGGTGTACCCGTGGATCGCGCGCACCCGGCACTCCACGCCGGGCGTCGGGCTGATCTCCCCGCCGCCGCACCACGACATCTACTCCATCGAGGACCTCGCGCAGCTGATCCACGACCTGAAGAACGCCAACGAGCAGGCCCGCATCCACGTGAAGCTGGTCAGCTCGCTGGGGGTCGGCACGGTCGCGGCCGGGGTGTCGAAGGCCCACGCCGACGTGGTGCTGATCTCCGGGCACGACGGTGGCACCGGCGCCTCGCCGATGAACTCGCTCAAGCACGCGGGCACCCCGTGGGAGGTCGGCCTCGCCGAGACGCAGCAGACCTTGCTGCTCAACGGTTTGCGCGACCGGATCACCGTGCAGGTGGACGGCGCGCTGAAGACCGGCCGTGACGTGGTGGTCGCCGCGCTGCTCGGGGCCGAGGAGTACGGCTTCGCCACCGCGCCGCTGGTGGTGGCCGGCTGCGTGATGATGCGCGTGTGCCACCTCGACACCTGCCCGGTGGGCGTCGCCACGCAGAACCCCGACCTGCGCGAGCGCTACACCGGCCAGGCCGAGCACGTGGTGAACTACTTCCGCTTCGTCGCCCAGGAAGTGCGGGAAACGCTGGCGGAGCTGGGTTTCCGCACGCTGGACGAGGCGATCGGGCGGACCGACGTGCTGGACACCAACGACGCGCTGGAGCACTGGAAGGCCCAGGGCCTCGACCTCGGGCCGGTGTTCGAGATGCCGTCGCACACCCCGTACGGCGGCGCCAAGCGCAAGGTGCGCGACCAGGACCACGGGCTGCAGTTCGCCCTGGACCGCACGCTGATCCAGCTCGCCGAGGCGGCGCTGGAGGACGCGCACCCGGTGCGCCTGGAACTGCCGGTGCGCAACGTGAACCGGACCGTGGGCACGCTGCTCGGCTCGGAGATCACCCGGCGCTACGGCGGCCAGGGCCTGCCGGACGACACCATCCACGTGACGCTGACCGGGTCGGCCGGGCAGTCGCTCGGCGCCTTCCTGCCCGCGGGCATCACGCTCGACATGGTCGGGGACGCGAACGACTACGTGGGCAAGGGCCTGTCCGGCGGGCGGATCGTGGTGCGCCCCGATCCGTCGGCGAAGTTCGCCGCCGAGCGCCAGGTGATCGCGGGCAACACCATCGGCTACGGCGCCACCAGCGGGGAGATCTTCCTGCGTGGCCAGGTCGGGGAACGCTTCTGCGTAAGGAACTCCGGCGCGCTGGTGGTGTCCGAGGGCGTCGGTGATCACGCCTTCGAGTACATGACCGGTGGCCGCGCGGTGGTGCTCGGCCCGACCGGGCGGAACCTGGCGGCCGGGATGTCCGGCGGTGTGGCCTACGTGCTCGACCTCGAGCGCGGTCAGGTCAACGACGCGATGGTGGAGCTGAGCGCGCCGGCCGGGGAGGACCTGGCCTGGCTCAAGGAAACCGTGCAGCGGCACCACGACCTGACCCGGTCGGTGGTGGCCGCGTCCCTGCTGGGCGACTGGACCCGCCGCTCGGCCGCGTTCACCAAGGTGATGCCACGGGACTACAAGCGGGTGCTGGACGCGGCGAAGGCGGCTAAGGCCGCTGGACGCGATGTCGACGAGGCGATCATGGAGGCCGCTCGTGGCTGA
- the lgt gene encoding prolipoprotein diacylglyceryl transferase: protein MNTAAASFLASIPSPDRGVWHIGPIPIRAYALCIIAGIVVAIWLGERRWVARGGTKGTILDIAVYAVPFGLVGGRLYHVITDWHRYFGEGKDPIQALNIVNGGLGIWGAIALGGVGAWIGCRRKGIPLPAVADAIAPGIVIAQGVGRLGNYFNQELYGGHTDLPWALEIYSRVSIDDPRIEDTLNGVALNNIPIDTVHPTFLYELLWNLGVALLVIWADKKLRLGHGRAFALYVAGYTLGRTWIELMRTDAATLVFGVRVNVWVSILVFAGAVIYYFAARSRGEREAPETLKGKDGDQPDEELDGEENAVVPNGNGATSAADEPGSAESPARAERPDKPDTKD from the coding sequence GTGAATACCGCCGCGGCGTCGTTCCTGGCCAGCATCCCCAGCCCCGATCGCGGGGTGTGGCACATCGGGCCCATCCCGATCCGTGCCTACGCGCTGTGCATCATCGCGGGCATCGTCGTGGCCATCTGGCTGGGCGAGCGCCGCTGGGTGGCGCGCGGGGGCACCAAGGGCACGATCCTCGACATCGCGGTGTACGCGGTGCCGTTCGGCCTGGTCGGCGGGCGGCTCTACCACGTGATCACCGACTGGCACCGGTACTTCGGCGAGGGCAAGGACCCGATCCAGGCGCTGAACATCGTCAACGGCGGCCTCGGCATCTGGGGTGCCATCGCGCTGGGCGGGGTCGGTGCGTGGATCGGCTGCCGCCGCAAGGGCATCCCGCTGCCCGCCGTCGCGGACGCCATCGCGCCGGGCATCGTCATCGCGCAGGGCGTGGGCCGCCTCGGCAACTACTTCAACCAGGAGCTCTACGGCGGGCACACCGACCTGCCGTGGGCGCTGGAGATCTACTCCCGGGTCAGCATCGACGACCCGCGCATCGAGGACACGCTCAACGGCGTCGCGCTGAACAACATCCCGATCGACACCGTGCACCCGACCTTCCTCTACGAGCTGCTGTGGAACCTCGGGGTCGCGCTGCTGGTCATCTGGGCGGACAAGAAGCTGCGCCTGGGCCACGGCCGCGCGTTCGCGCTCTACGTCGCCGGCTACACCCTCGGCCGCACCTGGATCGAGCTGATGCGCACCGACGCGGCCACCCTGGTCTTCGGGGTCCGGGTCAACGTCTGGGTGTCGATCCTGGTGTTCGCCGGCGCGGTGATCTACTACTTCGCCGCCCGGAGCCGGGGTGAACGGGAAGCGCCGGAGACCCTCAAGGGCAAGGACGGCGACCAGCCGGACGAGGAGCTGGACGGCGAGGAGAACGCCGTGGTGCCGAACGGCAACGGCGCCACGAGCGCGGCGGACGAGCCGGGCTCGGCGGAGTCCCCGGCGCGGGCCGAGCGCCCCGATAAGCCGGACACAAAGGACTGA
- a CDS encoding TetR/AcrR family transcriptional regulator has protein sequence MATDSSPDPARSLAILWRTREVASRKGRPELSVDRIARTAIELADADGFDSLSMRKVAEKLGVGTMSLYTYVPGKAELMDVMFDLVQAETARPDEVEGDWRVKLELIARENLALYRRHPWLLHASHRSVLGPRVIEKYEYELRALEGIGLTEIEMDSVLTLLIGHAQVSARGRAEISRVERASGLTEEQWWTQNAPLLEQVIDYSRYPVASRVGAAAGAAHHASYSPEHAFEFGLARILDGIAVLVGGRADAGS, from the coding sequence ATGGCGACCGACAGCAGCCCCGACCCCGCCCGCAGCCTCGCGATCCTCTGGCGCACCCGCGAAGTGGCCAGCCGCAAGGGGAGACCCGAACTGAGCGTGGACCGCATCGCGCGCACGGCCATCGAGCTGGCCGACGCCGACGGCTTCGACTCGCTGTCGATGCGCAAGGTCGCCGAAAAGCTCGGCGTCGGCACGATGTCGCTCTACACCTACGTGCCGGGCAAGGCCGAACTGATGGACGTCATGTTCGACCTCGTGCAGGCCGAGACCGCGCGCCCGGACGAGGTGGAGGGCGACTGGCGGGTCAAGCTCGAGCTGATCGCCCGCGAGAACCTGGCGCTCTACCGGCGCCACCCGTGGCTGCTGCACGCCTCGCACCGATCCGTGCTCGGCCCGCGCGTCATCGAGAAGTACGAGTACGAACTCCGTGCGCTGGAAGGGATCGGGCTCACCGAGATCGAGATGGACTCGGTCCTCACGCTGCTGATCGGCCACGCGCAGGTGTCCGCGCGCGGGCGGGCGGAGATCTCCAGGGTGGAGCGCGCTTCCGGGCTCACCGAGGAGCAGTGGTGGACGCAGAACGCGCCGCTGCTCGAGCAGGTCATCGACTACAGCCGCTACCCGGTGGCCTCCAGGGTGGGCGCCGCGGCCGGTGCCGCGCACCACGCCTCCTACAGCCCGGAGCACGCGTTCGAGTTCGGCCTGGCCCGGATTCTCGACGGGATCGCCGTCCTCGTCGGGGGCAGGGCAGACGCCGGGAGCTGA
- a CDS encoding nitroreductase family deazaflavin-dependent oxidoreductase encodes MPTAKVTPPRWLKPMNRVFVGLQRTGLKLGGMYLLTVPGRKSGKPRTTPISLMEHEGGRYVVGGFPGADWVRNASAAKAGTLTCGRRHERVLLVELPVEQARPILRAFPAKVPSGVSMMTSAGIVESGSPDEFEALAGRCAVFRIDPSPA; translated from the coding sequence TTGCCCACTGCCAAGGTCACGCCCCCGCGCTGGCTCAAGCCGATGAACCGGGTGTTCGTCGGGCTCCAGCGGACCGGGCTCAAGCTCGGCGGGATGTACCTGCTGACCGTGCCCGGCCGGAAGTCCGGGAAGCCGCGCACCACGCCCATCTCGCTGATGGAGCACGAGGGCGGGCGTTACGTCGTCGGCGGCTTCCCCGGTGCCGACTGGGTGCGCAACGCCAGCGCCGCCAAGGCGGGCACGCTCACCTGCGGCCGCCGCCACGAGCGGGTGCTGCTCGTCGAACTGCCCGTCGAGCAGGCGCGCCCGATCCTGCGGGCGTTCCCCGCGAAAGTGCCGTCCGGCGTGTCGATGATGACCAGCGCGGGCATCGTCGAATCCGGTTCGCCGGACGAGTTCGAGGCGCTCGCCGGGCGGTGCGCGGTCTTCCGCATCGACCCCTCACCCGCCTGA